Genomic DNA from Cucurbita pepo subsp. pepo cultivar mu-cu-16 chromosome LG13, ASM280686v2, whole genome shotgun sequence:
ATTGCTAAATTAGATTCAAAAGCAAGATAAAAATTAGCCACTGTTTGGGCTTGAACACCTTGGGCCGCATCCACAATCAAAAGAGGACCCTGACAAGCTGCTAAGGATCTCGACACTTCATAGCTGAAATCAACATGGCCAGGCGTTCGCTAGTGTTGTCACCAACAAGATTATACTTGTGATACATGGTTGCAGTCTGAGCTTTAACAGTAAttcccctctccctctccacCTAAATAATTGGGCTTCATCaagctttttttaaaaaaaatgaaaaaccatTAAGGAAATCAGTTTTATAGCATAAGATGACAGAATAACTAGAGAATGTAAATTTTCCAcctaagaaaagaaaaaaagatccCATGCTGAGTTAAACAACGACTTCGATAATAGAACAAGATCAACAGGAAAACCTTCAAGCAATGCATACCTAATTTCTCAACAGATACAGCGGAATCATGAAGAAAATTAGCAAATAACGACTTTGGCAAACTTAGTTTTCCTAGTTAATTTGACAATAGACTTACACAAACACAATTTCTTCGACAAAAGTTGGCGACCATACGAAAGTGTAAGAAAGTAATCATATTCCAATAAAAGTCGCTAAGCATGGCCAACGAACCTGCAACTTATCGAGGTATAGAGGCCGACCATGGCCTCGCTTAATAGTACCAGGGAGCTCCAAAAGTCGATCAGCCAATGTATACTTGCCGTGATCCACATGAGCGATTATAGAAAAGTTTCTAATCCGATCGGGAGGGAACTGCGTTAAATCGATTCCAACTTCTTCGACGTTTTGCCTGCCGAGAAGGAAAGCAAAATGCTTTGCTCAAAGCGAAACGATGAGGACAAAGCCTAGAATTTACAATACAGCCTCCAAGAAAAGAGGAAGTTCGCCATAAGTGGAAGCATTTAGGTTTTACGTTCTGAGACGTTCTTCTCAGAAACCCCATCTTCGGAGTTTTGCAACGGTCGAACCCAAAGGTCCAGAACCAGAAGCGAAATACCGCGAAGTCGTTACATGGACGATGATAAAGGTCGAGATCGATAGTGTTACCGCCAACGACGTCGTATAAGGGTAGAGGGATTTAGGGCTTGAGGAATTGTTTGAGAGGCCCAATAGCTTGGTCCGGTTAAAACCACAGCGGCCCATTGGGCCCAATTCTTAAGTTAGACTAATATCCCTAATCATGTGCTCCCAAATTAGTAATGCCATGGATTaacacaattaaaaatatacaatAATGGTGCTTCAATTATAATTACATTCCATATACTTTCCTTCATATTGTTGTAACCCTAGCTACAAACAAAGTACTCTTGATTAATCAAGATATGACCCATTTATAAACGTGATGGTTTATCACCTAACTAGTTagttgtaacagcccaagtccaccatgGGTCAATATTCTTCATTTTAGCCTATTACATATTGTTGTATAACTTCGTACGGTCTCGTGACtgactttaataccatttgtgacaatccaaacccactacgagtagatattgtcagctttgACCTGTTATACATCACCATCAgtcttatggttttaaaacacgtctgtttgggatctcacattagctATGATTTATAGGAGTGGGTTCTGTTAAAATATCGTCACTAGGTTAATGAggtcaaatttaataattgtaCGAGCGATCGAATTGGAGTAGATAAgagaatcttaaaaaataaaaagaaaagcctTCATAGCTCATCCCACATGCAGAGAGCTGGAAAGCCAGTGAATAacccacacacacacatacacatgttctctctttcactattttttcttttttcatcaGATCCAGCCCACCAAAATATATGgaacaataaaacaaaataaaagcgtatcatttaatttaattataatccCAATCATTAATTAATCCCACAttcctaataataataataataatacaactcagctaattcattaaaaatttgaactgtTTTatatgagaaaagaaaagtgtgTAATGGAGGATTAATTAAAATGGGAATTTTGATCCGAACCCCATGGCCAAAACCCAGCTGCTGCTGCCGCTGCTGcactttgttgttgttcttcaataCCATTGAACATTTGAGAGAAgctttcttcttgaatcaCTTGAGGATGGTCAACCGTTGACCTGGATGACCCGCGTTGAATCAGCTGCGTTATGGCACCCGATCGGAACGCCGCCGATGGGAATAGGTCTTTGATTCCTGGCTCACAACATGCTCTTCCACCTTCCTCGCCGTTTATTGCTGCTTGTGTCTTTGAGATGTCCAGGTTGATGTCACAACTGTTGTCGCTGCTCCAACACCgttcgttttctttctttaggTTCATGGTGGCCCCGCCGCCTGCCACCTCGCCCGAGTCCTTGGTTTTTAACGCTAATAACtgcccaaaaacaaaatcattcccttaattaatcaacgtataattttttaaacaaatttatgatcgaatttttaatttttaattttttaaataaaagaaatatttaaaaactatgaaattatctttattattattattattattttttttttttacctctgCATGGAGTTTGGTGTTTTGAGCTTGGAGGACATCATTGTCAGCCTTAAGAGATTCAAAGTGTTTCTTCAAGACCTCATAATCTCTTTCCAGTTGCTTGGTCTTCCATCTGGCTCTTCTGTTCTGGAACCAAATAGCAACCTGTCTAGGCTGCAACCCCAAGGCTTTGGCCAGTTGAATCTTTCTCTCAGGCTCAAGCTTATTCCCCAGCTCAAAGCTCTTCTCCAAAGCCTTCACTTGCTCTAAATTGAGgcgcttcttcttctctcccaaCGCCAATCCATCGTCCGATAGCCCCTCGTCGCCGTTCACTTCCTCGCATCCATTTTCGATGCCTGAAAACGACATCGATCTCTTCATCATCACCGGGACGACCCCATCTGCAAaaccgaacaaaaaaaaaaaaaaaacaatcaaaacccGGTCGTGTAATTTGTATGGGAgcggaggaagaagaaggaagaggaggagagaaACCGTGGAAGTAGAGGTGAGGAGGGCAGGAGGGGATGGCGTTGAAGGAAGCGGAGGGAAGGTATTCGTGGTGATCGGCGGAGCGGGATTGGAAGAGGAAGCTATGGGAATGGTGAGGGGAAGCCATGGGGATGGAAATGCATGCTAGATCTCAATATTgggtttggatttggattgagatcaaggagagagagatgagaAGAAATAGAAGGAGGATgagatgaaagaagaagaaaagggaaaggggTGAGGGAGTGGTGGTGTGGCTCTCACTCTCATGGTGAGAAGATAGATTTTttgcagagagagagagaagagtaATGGATGGAAGAGGCAGAGGAGTCTGAAAGACAGCGAATTTTAGGtcgagaaagaagagagaaggtGTGTGAATTTGCTGTATATTTTTGTCATGGAAGGGATGAGCTGACCCATCCCATGATATggatctctctttctctctctcacttcCCTCTCACATGTATACCACGTTATAGCTTCAAAGATCacatttttattctcttttcatcAACCAATCATCTCCGTCTTCACTctttacgtatcgttgtcaacctcacaattttaagaCGTCTCTATTTgagaaagattttcacaccgaggtaagaaatattttgttccactcttcaatcgatatgagatctcacaactcTTCCACTTTAAGGGTCAGCGTCTTTTGGACCTGATACcctttgtaacagttcaagccaccgttagcagatattgttcgctttagtccgttacgtattgttgttagtctcacaattttaaaacgtctcTACTGGAGAatgattttcacacccttataagaaatgttccgTTCCATTcttcaatcgatatgggatcttacaaCCCTTCCGCTTTAAGGGTCGGTGTCTTTGTTATCACACCGCtcagtatctggctctgatatcctttgtaacagttcaagtcaCCGCTCCACTTtagcctgttatgtatcgttgtcagcctcacaattttaaaacatctctattggagaaaattttcacacccttataaaaaatgttccgTTCCACTCTTCAAtcgatataggatctcacaaccctTCCGCTTTAAGGGTTAGCGTCTTCGTTGTCACACCGCCCAGtatctaactctgataccctTTGTAACATTTCaagccaccgctagcagatattgtccgctttagcccattacgtatcattgtctgcctcatgattttaatatGCATATGGCTGATGGCAATACATACCGAGCTAAAGCATATAGCGGTGAGTTtatgctgttacaaatagtattagagttaATCTCGCACCATCCAGcatagggctagaccctctccacagtagataaatcttaaaattgtgagactgatatcgatacgtaacgggtcaaagcaaacaatatctactagaagtGGGTTTAGACGGTTACATGTCTACTTTAAGTATAATCTCTCAAAACCTTAGTCTTTGTTTTTCCAAAATGTTTCTTATCAATGTaaatagtattccttacttgcATACTCATAATTATTGTTCTCTAATCCGTCGATACTCAAACAAATTACACTCGAATAAGATTAATATAGGTAATCCAAATATCATGACATGATTAAACAAAGTTAATTTCAATTCATAACTCATCGAGCTAAGTTTAATTAGTAACGATCGAAGACATAGAATCAATCACTGAGCCATCCAAACTCATTGGCTATAAAATCAAATACGCTAAtaaaaagattgaaataatGAGCTATGCCTTTTAGGCTTTATGTTTAAACAAAAGAATGGAAAGAATATCAACATGGgaaggattaaaaaaatagttggtGGGCAGCAAAGGGTCCAGGAAGAAACACATAAAataatcaacttttttttttttttttaattttaaaaacagcCCTTCCGATCTGACAAACGGTAGACATATCTATCCAATTTGCACACACCTCGAAGAACAAAGTGAAAACCGCCCGCCCAAACATTAAAAACtaacaacaaaatcatcatcatcgtcatcaAAAGCTAAAAGGCAAAGAGTTCTTGGTTTCAGTCATGAGGGGCCATCCCATTACGCCATGCCCTTAGTGTGCGACGAGGAAACTAGGGCTGGGCTACCCCCTTTAACTCTCTATCCTCGGGATCTCCAAATTCCTTTATATTACatctaatttattaatattatcattTCTATATGCTTTGCATGTCTCTACTAATCCTATgtttacatattttatttgggAACTAAGCTTTAAAGTCTGTGTTATTGCCTAATGATGGAATCTCTAGCTACCATGagttgtattaaaaaaatgatcttTCGGGGTTGAGTACGAATattagaatgaaaataattaaatattattgttgtcagcctcctcattttaaaacacgtctgtgtTAGGAAGATGTTTTTATCTCCCATGAATGTGGGATGTCATACTAGATTTGAGTCGAGTTTTGGTGGAGTTGGGAGACAGTTGAAGTGGAGTGTTTGTGGGAAATGGAGAGGGATGGGTCCTAAGAAAATGGCTTGTAGTGAAGCTGCTCACATGTGGGTTTCAGCAAGTTTTAGGGGATGCAATTGCATGTCCTATGGAGTGAAAGCTGtgtatttcttcttcttcccatgTGCTTTTGCCCTTCTCTTCACTACAACGTGCTTCTTCTATTCTCTAACAGTTGGAATAGTTTTTTATTACGGGACCTCCCTCTACCTCTTTGCTTTCTTCTACCgaattcaattcatttatgTCATGAAAATCGATCGTGACATATTGACATTCTATTCGATATTCAGttgatattaaattctttctttcataGTATCCTCTAATCTTATCATTCGCGAACAAACTGACTCGTAACCTATACATATGGGATTTGGATAACTTTCGTTATCCCAAAATAGAGAAACTATGGTATAATTCTCGGACGTTATGATTTTCGTTGTCTCCATCATGAATTATTGTGACAAGACATTATTTGGTGTGAAGAAAAACATAGGGTTGGCTAAGAGTGGCAATGGCAGAAGGCATATGAATTGATTCATATATATAAGCTTTGACTTTATGCTCCCTTTTTTGTATACTTTATATGATGATTCAAAAACTTTAtgattaatttcttaaaagcTTTGATGATTGATATATCTCAAATACATGCATGAAGCCCTTTGACCACATtgctattaaattttttttaaaaaaaaaaatctgggCCTTTCTTGGGCCAAGCCTAAGCTACTATTTGGGCTATACATATACATAGGTACCCATCCGGGCCCATGAACATGACTTATCACGACTATTGAACTATGCTCGGATTGATATCAACATTATTTGTATGCTTCTATTTGTTGtgggaagaaaatttaaattcaaaattctattttcaacctttctttatttttaaaatcattttgacAAGATgaatggaagaagaacaaaacattcgttataaaagtgtgaaaacctatccctaatagacacattttaaaatcttgaggggaaactcgggagggaaaatccaaagctgacaatatctgctagtggtgggcttgagctctttcaattggtatcaaaggTAGTCACAGGACAATGCAAGACACTGGTCGGTGTAGAGCTAGactctctccatagtagacgcgttttaaaattgtgaggttgacaacgatatgtaaggacaaaagcggacaatatatgctagtagtggacttgggctcTTACAAATGATAGAAGAGGGTCCAGCCCTACTTCGACTAGTGTGATCAGAGCTAGTCGTCGGACCGTGCATCTTTGGgttcttacaaatggtaagAGAGGGTCCAGTCCTATTTCAATTAGTGCGACTAGTGTCTCACTCCGTCTAACAACTAGTTTTAATAGGGTCCAAACATACTTCAACTAGTGTGACCAGAGCACAGGGTCTAACCTTGTTCCGACTCCAGTGTCTCGAACCATCTAACGACTGGCTCACCTATTTCGACTAGTGTGACCGGGCCAATCGTGGGAGAGTGCGTGGTTgggctcttacaaatggtGAGAGAGGGTCGAGCCCTAAACCTAAAAATctacataaaaagaaaaagatttgatttgtagaaatttgttcttcatttgacTGAGTTCATAGTCAATTgcggaaaaggaaaagaaaaagaaaaaaaggtcgGCCGCCCCGTGACGTTGAACGCCGATTCCGACCCATAAAGCGTCGCTCTCGGTCACTAAGGTCGGAGGTGGTTGAGGATTGAGGGCAATATGGAATAAGAAAGTGGcccctaaatttaaataaaagccCTCCTTTCTTTGACTTTGAACCCCCTTTTCCCATTACATTCCTCAATTCAAGCCTGTAATTTCAGCCCATTCCTTGACATTTCTCAAAACCCTCCAGAAAAATCACTTCCTTTTCTCCCCATTTTgtcctcttcttccttttcattccCATTTCTCTCCCAAATTCCTCTGTTTAggtgtcttttcttttctctaatGGGTTGTGCTACCTCTAAGCAGAAGCGATGCCCCCACTGCCGGAACTCAATGACTCAAAGAAGCAACTCTCTTCATGCCCACCAATCTCTACCGCCGCGCCAACCCGACAGCCACCACGTCGTTGCCTTTTCCTCTTCAACTCTCGGTTCTCTCAAGCTCGAAAACATTCACTTCGACAACAAAATCTACACCGCCGTTGATGTTGATGAGCCTCTCTACCCCCAAAACAACGCAATGAAGAATGAGGCTTCCATGGGGCTAATTGAGGCCAAAACTTGGTCCAATATGATCAATGACAAAATTCCCAAAATTGCCCCTAAAACTCCGATCATGACGCCGCCCGGCGAGCCGGAGACCATTAATGTTTGGGAAGTCATGGAAGGCCTCGATGACAATAGTCCCTTCCGTCCGACATGTCGACCTCGAAGCTTCTCCTTCGATGTCAGTTCAAATCCGATATGTGTTTCCTTAGAACAGGggaattcaaatttgaaggaaattaACGATACCTTCACTTCCTATAAACCATTCTGGCTTCAAGAAACGGGTAATAATCCTTTTTCCGTTTGAAATTCATCTCAATTCAAAGTATAAATCTTTTATTGATAACGTTCGCTTCACAATCTGGATTCCTCTGTTTCATTGTTGGGTTTCAGATTTGGACCCTGATATGATATCTTCGTTTAGGAAATCCTTAGAGGAGCTTCCgcaggaggaggaggaggaggaggaggaccCATTTCATCTCCGGCCACCGGAGGACGAATCATCGGGTAAACACAAAGTTGTGGTGTACTTCACgagcctgagagggattcgaaAGACATACGAGGACTGTTGTGACGTGAGGATGATCTTGAGATCCATGGGAGCTCGAGTGGACGAACGGGACGTGTCGATGGATTCAGGGTTCAAACAGGAGCTAAAGGAGCTACTCGGGGAAGGGTTCAACGGCGGCAGATTGCCGAGAGTGTTCGTGGGAGAAACGTACATTGGTGGGGCAGAGGAAATTAGGAGGCTGCACGAAGATGGGGAGCTGGAGAAGGTACTGGAAGGGTGCGAGAAAGTGGAGGAGGGCGGCGGCGGGGTAGGTGGAGAGAGTGGCGTCAGTGGAGGCGGTGGTGGGTGTTGTGAGGGTTGTGGGGAAGTGAGGTTTGTGCCATGTGAGAGGTGTTCTGGAAGCTGCAAAATTTACTACGAAGAAGgtgaagaggaggaagaagaagagggcgGATTCCAGCGGTGTCCTGATTGTAACGAAAATGGGTTAATTCGTTGTCCCATTTGTTGTTCTTAGTgtaattcaaacaaattttgttctttttggttgTTGTACAGTGAAGAACAGGATTTGGTTTGTTGTCTTGGGGAGAGTTGAGATTGGATGTAAAAAATTTCAGCTAATACGAAGAAAAAACACCATtatttatgctcaaaatgcTGTTTTAATTCTGCTTATAACTCTAAtggacttttctttctttttcttttttctattgtaCCGATCACAAAAATTATTCGATAAACTGTTTTTATACGGGAGTTAGTGAGGTCAACAATCAATGGTCAACGGTCAACGGTCAACGGTCAACGGTCAACTCACATATTGGAGAGGTTGAGGAAGCTGACAGGAGAAGCTGAAAATTCCTccattttggtttcttttggATTTGATTTATTGTTTGGACTCCAAGACCTTGTTCGATATCATCGTAATTAGGTTGCCCGTTGTGTATCGCTGTCAAcctcaaacttttaaaacgcgtatgctaatgagaggttttcagacacttataagaaatgtttaattcCCGTCTCTCGATGTGGGatcacaaattttttataacagcccaagctcacaaCTAACAAATATATGGTTagctttgagctttctctttcggattttcactcaagatttttaaaacgagtaaactaggaagaggtttctatacccttataatgaatgtttcgtttttctctaCAATCGATgtaaaatctcacaatccaccctccttcgaa
This window encodes:
- the LOC111809274 gene encoding homeobox-leucine zipper protein ATHB-20-like; the encoded protein is MASPHHSHSFLFQSRSADHHEYLPSASFNAIPSCPPHLYFHDGVVPVMMKRSMSFSGIENGCEEVNGDEGLSDDGLALGEKKKRLNLEQVKALEKSFELGNKLEPERKIQLAKALGLQPRQVAIWFQNRRARWKTKQLERDYEVLKKHFESLKADNDVLQAQNTKLHAELLALKTKDSGEVAGGGATMNLKKENERCWSSDNSCDINLDISKTQAAINGEEGGRACCEPGIKDLFPSAAFRSGAITQLIQRGSSRSTVDHPQVIQEESFSQMFNGIEEQQQSAAAAAAAGFWPWGSDQNSHFN
- the LOC111809099 gene encoding uncharacterized protein At3g28850-like, translated to MGCATSKQKRCPHCRNSMTQRSNSLHAHQSLPPRQPDSHHVVAFSSSTLGSLKLENIHFDNKIYTAVDVDEPLYPQNNAMKNEASMGLIEAKTWSNMINDKIPKIAPKTPIMTPPGEPETINVWEVMEGLDDNSPFRPTCRPRSFSFDVSSNPICVSLEQGNSNLKEINDTFTSYKPFWLQETDLDPDMISSFRKSLEELPQEEEEEEEDPFHLRPPEDESSGKHKVVVYFTSLRGIRKTYEDCCDVRMILRSMGARVDERDVSMDSGFKQELKELLGEGFNGGRLPRVFVGETYIGGAEEIRRLHEDGELEKVLEGCEKVEEGGGGVGGESGVSGGGGGCCEGCGEVRFVPCERCSGSCKIYYEEGEEEEEEEGGFQRCPDCNENGLIRCPICCS